One region of Pseudomonas sp. ABC1 genomic DNA includes:
- the metF gene encoding methylenetetrahydrofolate reductase [NAD(P)H] — protein MSQERRYSFEFFPTKTEAGHEKLLNVARQLAGYNPDFFSCTYGAGGSTRDRTVNTVLQLDGEIKVPTAPHLSCVGDSKAELRELLNLYRDNGIKRIVALRGDLPSGMGMASGELRYANDLVEFIRTETGDHFHIEVAAYPEMHPQARNFEDDLQNFVRKAQAGADSAITQYFFNADCYFYFVERVRKLGVELPIVPGIMPITNYSKLARFSDACGAELPRWIRKQLEAYGDDIESIQAFGEQVISEMCEKLLAGGAPGLHFYTLNQAEPSLAIWHNLKLSN, from the coding sequence ATGTCTCAAGAACGCCGTTACAGCTTCGAGTTCTTCCCGACGAAAACCGAGGCCGGGCATGAAAAACTGCTCAACGTGGCGCGCCAACTGGCGGGCTACAACCCCGATTTCTTTTCCTGCACCTACGGTGCCGGTGGCTCCACCCGCGACCGCACAGTCAACACCGTGTTGCAGCTCGATGGCGAGATCAAGGTCCCGACCGCGCCGCACCTGTCCTGTGTCGGCGACAGCAAGGCCGAGCTGCGCGAACTGCTGAACCTCTACCGCGACAACGGCATCAAGCGCATCGTCGCACTGCGTGGCGACCTGCCTTCCGGCATGGGCATGGCCAGCGGCGAGCTGCGCTATGCCAATGATCTGGTGGAATTCATTCGCACGGAAACCGGCGATCACTTCCACATCGAAGTCGCTGCCTACCCGGAAATGCACCCCCAGGCGCGCAACTTCGAAGACGATCTGCAGAACTTCGTGCGCAAGGCCCAGGCCGGCGCCGACAGCGCCATTACCCAGTACTTCTTCAACGCCGACTGCTACTTCTACTTCGTCGAGCGTGTGCGCAAGCTGGGCGTGGAACTGCCGATCGTGCCGGGCATCATGCCGATCACCAACTACAGCAAGCTGGCACGCTTCTCCGATGCCTGTGGCGCCGAACTGCCGCGCTGGATTCGCAAGCAACTGGAAGCCTATGGCGACGACATCGAGAGCATCCAGGCCTTCGGCGAACAGGTGATCAGCGAGATGTGCGAGAAACTGCTGGCCGGCGGCGCGCCGGGCCTGCACTTCTACACCCTCAACCAGGCCGAACCCAGCCTGGCGATCTGGCACAACCTGAAGCTGTCGAACTGA